TACGGGAAGTTATAACGATATGAGATATTTGAATTTCCGTTAGCCCGGCACTCTCCCTAGCATGCCCCCACATCAGGTCGGGGTACGCCGATCACTAATCAGGGGGAGTTCCATGGGTTTTGTGCGCGCGGCGGTAAAACGAAGGTTGCCTGTGGTTCTGGGCGCGTTGATCGCCTTGGGCGGCAGCGCGGTGGCTCAGGCCGATGCGACCCTGGACAAGATCCAGCAGCGCCATGTGCTGGTGGTCGGCGTGCTGCTCTCCGGCGGGCCGTTTGGCGGCATCGATCCCACGACTCAAAAGCCCAAGGGCTTGAACGTCGACCTGGCCAACGAACTGGGCCGTCAACTGGGCGCCGAGGTGCAACTGGTGCCGGTTTTGCCGGCCAACCGCGTGCAGTTCCTGCAGCAGGGCAAGGTTGACCTGTTGATCGCCAATATGGAGTGGACCGCCGAGCGTGGCGAGATCCTGGGCTTCGTGCCAACGCCGTTCTACAAGATCGGCGGCACCGCAGCGGTGCTCAAGGACAGCAAGATCACCCGCTGGGCAGACCTCAAGGACCAGCCGGTGTGCACCTCCCAGGGCAGCAGCTACGTCAAGCCGCTGACCGAGTTGGGCGCGCAGATCAAAGCCTTCAAAAGCTCCTCTGAATCCCTGCTGGCCCTGCGCGGCAACAACTGCGTCGCCGCGGTGCATGACTCCACCCTGGTCAACCCGCTGATCAACGACAGCGTCGAATGGAAGGACTACCGCACCATAAGCCCCGAGCTGAACCCGGCGCCGTCGGTGATCTGGACCCGCCGCGGCGAAAGCGACACCCAGGCCAAACTCGACCCGATCGTCAAGGAACTGCACCGCAGCGGTTGGCTGATCGACGTCCAGACCCGCAATCACATCACCCCGGCGTCACCTGCGCTGGTGGAGTTGCAGCAACAGTTCAAGGGCGCCTGAGCATGAAATTAAACACCCTGAGCCTTCTCGGCCTGGCCTTGTGTGCAAGCCTGGCCCATGCCGACGCCACCCTCGACAAGATCCAGCAACGCCACGCCATCAGCGTCGGCGTGATTCTCAGCGGCCCGCCATTTGGCACCCTCGACCCCAAGACCGGCGAACACCTGGGCTACAACGTCGA
This genomic window from Pseudomonas sp. Bout1 contains:
- a CDS encoding transporter substrate-binding domain-containing protein: MGFVRAAVKRRLPVVLGALIALGGSAVAQADATLDKIQQRHVLVVGVLLSGGPFGGIDPTTQKPKGLNVDLANELGRQLGAEVQLVPVLPANRVQFLQQGKVDLLIANMEWTAERGEILGFVPTPFYKIGGTAAVLKDSKITRWADLKDQPVCTSQGSSYVKPLTELGAQIKAFKSSSESLLALRGNNCVAAVHDSTLVNPLINDSVEWKDYRTISPELNPAPSVIWTRRGESDTQAKLDPIVKELHRSGWLIDVQTRNHITPASPALVELQQQFKGA